The Juglans regia cultivar Chandler chromosome 2, Walnut 2.0, whole genome shotgun sequence genome includes a window with the following:
- the LOC108983603 gene encoding transcription termination factor MTEF1, chloroplastic-like has product MLSSLGIGAHDLVKMINCRPRLLSCRINHCFDERLEFFMTLFESREVLAKAIVRNPSLLTYDFNNRIKPAIALYQEMGVSRKDLIPMLLSRPTMIPRTSFDEEKMEYIRKTGISKDSKMYKYVVTIIGISRHETISQKVGNFEKFGFSNDEIFNLFGRSPLMLTLSVDKVQRNMTFILGMMKLPASVVLKYPFLLYSSLETVLKPRVLLAGKIDDMGLDSQIKGPTMLRALRMTEKRFLKAFVKCHPEDVADELLEFYKCAKGIKRLAEASKKNIRVGFPF; this is encoded by the coding sequence ATGCTCAGTAGCTTAGGCATTGGAGCTCATGATCTTGTGAAGATGATCAATTGTCGCCCCAGGCTTCTAAGTTGTCGAATAAATCATTGCTTTGATGAGCggcttgaattttttatgacattgtTTGAGTCAAGGGAAGTGCTTGCTAAAGCTATTGTTAGGAACCCTTCACTCTTAACGTATGATTTCAATAACAGGATCAAGCCTGCTATTGCGCTGTATCAAGAGATGGGTGTTAGTAGAAAGGACTTGATTCCTATGCTCCTTTCTCGGCCCACCATGATACCTCGAACTTCATTTGATGAAGAGAAAATGGAATATATTCGCAAAACTGGGATTTCCAAGGATTCCAAGATGTATAAATATGTTGTTACTATCATTGGCATCTCACGCCATGAAACAATCAGTCAAAAGGtgggaaattttgaaaagttcgGGTTTTCAAATGATGAAATCTTCAATCTTTTTGGGAGATCCCCCCTTATGTTGACACTATCAGTTGATAAGGTACAGAGGAACATGACTTTCATTTTGGGCATGATGAAGCTTCCAGCTAGTGTGGTCCTTAAGTATCCATTTCTATTGTACTCTAGCTTGGAGACTGTGTTAAAGCCGCGAGTCCTTCTTGCAGGGAAGATAGATGACATGGGTCTTGATTCCCAGATTAAGGGACCCACAATGCTTAGGGCACTGAGGATGACAGAGAAGAGGTTTTTAAAGGCGTTTGTCAAGTGTCACCCGGAAGATGTTGCTGATGAATTGTTAGAGTTCTACAAATGCGCCAAAGGGATCAAGCGATTGGCAGAAGCCTCAAAGAAAAACATTCGCGTGGGATTCCCTTTTTGA
- the LOC108995631 gene encoding uncharacterized protein LOC108995631 isoform X2, which translates to MMHLLMMTHLAMTMVTPVVSLSIICMRSRMMMMMTAHDLNFQSRERWMTCKCRHNPYWSKRCWFISLTKIKGGMWHSVKGGRRGRGGHSRAESSARSWKDAQGLPPRRNLHDKEATFSNESTQAVAAATFSNESTQAVAVEPVQESTVVAQGGEGNISTVPAIKKRGRGPARGTQFDRLRKVGKIPLVIKDGHRGPSCEHASIFTGRVTWIVKVYADMRHASWSCVPEEEKQELIDRVRADFVLDWTKDNHKEMVITYLSDKYNHYHYELHKVYLKYASHEEALRGGT; encoded by the exons ATGATGCATTTATTGATGATGACCCACTTGGCGATGACGATGGTAACTCCGGTGGTGAGTCTGAGCATCATCTGCATGAGGAGtcggatgatgatgatgatg ACTGCACATGACCTGAATTTTCAGAGTAGAGAAAGGTGGATGACATGTAAGTGTAGGCACAACCCATATTGGAGTAAGAGATGCTGGTTCATAAG TTTGACTAAAATTAAAGGAGGGATGTGGCATTCTGTAAAAGGGGGAAGGAGAGGGCGAGGTGGACACTCAAGAGCAGAATCTTCTGCACGTAGCTGGAAAGATGCACAAGGATTGCCTCCAAGAAGGAATCTACATGACAAGGAAGCcacattttcaaatgaatcaaCTCAAGCTGTAGCAGCTGCcacattttcaaatgaatcgACTCAAGCTGTAGCAGTTGAACCTGTACAAGAGTCCACGGTTGTAGCACAAGGTGGGGAGGGAAATATTAGTACAG TTCCAGCCATTAAGAAACGGGGTCGAGGGCCTGCACGGGGCACACAATTTGATCGCCTCCGGAAGGTGGGTAAGATTCCTTTAGTTATAAAGGATGGCCATAGAGGTCCATCGTGCGAGCATGCCTCAATCTTTACGGGTCGAGTGACTTGGATCGTTAAAGTATATGCCGACATGAGGCATGCAAGTTGGAGTTGTGTACCTGAGGAGGAGAAGCAAGAGTTAATTGATCGTGTTAGG GCGGACTTTGTATTGGACTGGACGAAAGACAACCATAAAGAAATGGTGATAACGTATCTTTCCGATAAGTACAATCACTATCACTATGAATTGCAcaaagtatatttaaaatatgcttcGCATGAGGAGGCCCTACGTGGTGGGACATAA
- the LOC108995631 gene encoding uncharacterized protein LOC108995631 isoform X1 encodes MMHLLMMTHLAMTMVTPVVSLSIICMRSRMMMMMTAHDLNFQSRERWMTCKCRHNPYWSKRCWFISLTKIKGGMWHSVKGGRRGRGGHSRAESSARSWKDAQGLPPRRNLHDKEATFSNESTQAVAAATFSNESTQAVAVEPVQESTVVAQGGEGNISTDIVPAIKKRGRGPARGTQFDRLRKVGKIPLVIKDGHRGPSCEHASIFTGRVTWIVKVYADMRHASWSCVPEEEKQELIDRVRADFVLDWTKDNHKEMVITYLSDKYNHYHYELHKVYLKYASHEEALRGGT; translated from the exons ATGATGCATTTATTGATGATGACCCACTTGGCGATGACGATGGTAACTCCGGTGGTGAGTCTGAGCATCATCTGCATGAGGAGtcggatgatgatgatgatg ACTGCACATGACCTGAATTTTCAGAGTAGAGAAAGGTGGATGACATGTAAGTGTAGGCACAACCCATATTGGAGTAAGAGATGCTGGTTCATAAG TTTGACTAAAATTAAAGGAGGGATGTGGCATTCTGTAAAAGGGGGAAGGAGAGGGCGAGGTGGACACTCAAGAGCAGAATCTTCTGCACGTAGCTGGAAAGATGCACAAGGATTGCCTCCAAGAAGGAATCTACATGACAAGGAAGCcacattttcaaatgaatcaaCTCAAGCTGTAGCAGCTGCcacattttcaaatgaatcgACTCAAGCTGTAGCAGTTGAACCTGTACAAGAGTCCACGGTTGTAGCACAAGGTGGGGAGGGAAATATTAGTACAG ATATAGTTCCAGCCATTAAGAAACGGGGTCGAGGGCCTGCACGGGGCACACAATTTGATCGCCTCCGGAAGGTGGGTAAGATTCCTTTAGTTATAAAGGATGGCCATAGAGGTCCATCGTGCGAGCATGCCTCAATCTTTACGGGTCGAGTGACTTGGATCGTTAAAGTATATGCCGACATGAGGCATGCAAGTTGGAGTTGTGTACCTGAGGAGGAGAAGCAAGAGTTAATTGATCGTGTTAGG GCGGACTTTGTATTGGACTGGACGAAAGACAACCATAAAGAAATGGTGATAACGTATCTTTCCGATAAGTACAATCACTATCACTATGAATTGCAcaaagtatatttaaaatatgcttcGCATGAGGAGGCCCTACGTGGTGGGACATAA